From one Paramormyrops kingsleyae isolate MSU_618 chromosome 1, PKINGS_0.4, whole genome shotgun sequence genomic stretch:
- the LOC140578182 gene encoding uncharacterized protein: MGCCLCRRKRKGTEDAGGGDDSVNKGNGENKEEVLYATIDHGNSQGTEKPVVMEDSCDYAMVYIPSMPAHQPCEAEDVTDEYVLMS; this comes from the exons ATGGGGTGCTGCTTATGCCGGAGAAAGag aaAAGGGACAGAAGATGCAGGTG GTGGAGATGACAGTGTAAACAAAGGAAAT GGTGAGAACAAGGAGGAGGTACTGTACGCCACCATCGACCACGGGAACAGCCAGGGAACAGAGAAGCCTGTGGTGATGGAGGACAGCTGCGATTACGCCATGGTTTACATTCCATCCATGCCAGCACACCAACCGTGCGAAGCCGAGGACGTCACAGATGAATATGTCCTCATGAGCTGA
- the LOC111849739 gene encoding cell surface glycoprotein CD200 receptor 1-A-like, with translation MAALRFFSTFYLIVFAVVWKTVNGNSVETCQTVNNSTITTMQEKRYNVFDLNKGANITCSNKTWREMIYNIWKVKVKGKHCCVAFHINGSHYDTCENGMELRNGTSGESYLHIPQITLGNQGVYLCETAYWGGTYNAEITVSARVPPQIFSRLDKLRNGTVAVCSAVGGNPAAFISWRTSWNSTVNQISSSNPNGTYTVESRLVLPDRVSRENLSCIITHPSWPGENKEMRFSDPKAGHVAQWIGLSLVSVCIVILAGFYLTWKFQSKIRNCCETSSPSPTPPKVVQSVQEVEELEPYASYVQRVNSIYNSSAELCRH, from the exons ATGGCTGCTCTCAGGTTCTTTAGCACGTTCTACCTGATCGTCTTTGCCGTCGTCTGGAAGACGGTCAACG GAAACTCTGTGGAAACGTGCCAGACAGTCAATAACAGTACCATCACTACAATGCAAG AAAAGAGGTACAATGTTTTCGACCTGAACAAAGGTGCTAATATAACATGCAGCAATAAAACATGGCGAGAGATGATCTACAACATCTGGAAAGTCAAAGTGAAGGGGAAGCACTGCTGCGTGGCTTTTCACATTAACGGGAGTCACTATGACACATGTGAGAATGGGATGGAGCTGAGGAACGGAACCAGCGGAGAATCCTACCTGCACATTCCTCAAATCACTCTAGGAAACCAAGGAGTTTATCTCTGTGAGACGGCTTACTGGGGAGGAACCTATAATGCAGAGATTACGGTATCTGCAAGAG TGCCTCCGCAGATCTTCAGCAGGCTGGATAAGCTCCGCAACGGGACAGTGGCTGTGTGCtcagctgtggggggaaacccggCGGCCTTCATCTCCTGGAGAACCTCGTGGAATTCCACAGTGAACCAGATCTCCTCCAGCAACCCAAACGGCACCTACACTGTGGAGAGCCGCTTGGTCCTGCCTGACCGTGTCTCCAGAGAGAATCTGAGCTGCATCATCACACACCCCAGCTGGCCGGGGGAGAACAAGGAGATGCGATTTTCAGACCCCAAAGCAG GGCATGTAGCTCAATGGATTGGACTTTCTCTGGTCTCAGTGTGCATCGTTATCCTTGCTGGCTTTTATTTGACATGGAAATTTCAAAGCAAAATCAG GAACTGCTGTGAGACAAGCAGTCCATCCCCGACACCCCCTAAAGTTGTGCAG AGTGTGCAGGAAGTGGAGGAATTGGAACCGTATGCAAGTTACGTGCAACGTGTCAACTCTATCTACAACTCCTCCGCCGAGCTCTGCAGACACTAG
- the cfap91 gene encoding cilia- and flagella-associated protein 91, whose protein sequence is MSAHATLVVNRPRQADVKGYMEQRSYDCLYDPLFTVSGESDHTLACFISQTSGQRLNRVPNYESMFSSLPHHPSYSLRLEPKDPVPAFIDRRWRGHLDRRRDALLQLAGFSPASPRLRSHHRDNCNVSGADRCKFFKRPLIPFSQLPAQALLSLPKANPYSSADRGGDPVQGPFRRSQGVQTDYRDSEAQTDPYSPSYVVKADSVPELLTLATLTWNRGLPAGLAEVELIERARARRSWEESLPPLDDVSQLDKRRRMMEEMERKEWVFREEEIQTLQEARLDLLMRLLQQRERRKEEITEKQLKTHHTVLQSGIDARISKIRRAYVLSIRKLMAKRRNVEGKLERRDTVTDYCNYGSQVYAPLSRSGLLPDRHSESNVVKSRFLSTYQGLLELEAGLPASALLPCITAPKPKVAKGYVKRSDRYKMELDRTYQELKEVKVQKESKPLRFLQRMEKPAPRPPTPGVAVPPEGEEDRELAIINLQKLLRGRSIQNMMFEGKMKHLELIQELRSTHALQREEQELKQADKEATLTMQSLREMHQHKVWMAEGLQAGMAAGVLADMLDFLSKEVVRVQEERRIHALALLAERDRRRREAEESGRRQEEERRRREEDEIFRQVVQVHQETVDLYLEDIILGSIEKTADEQAREEIRKMAEEVNDIAYSMEKVRTSLQPQEMVAEMVYSFLIPEVQKITMRQRVRENQRRHLQAAHQLIHGEADAYIAPRSSSPSSQAAARIAEDALGQSEGTDTRKLPASRVDQQTGSEGS, encoded by the exons ATGAGCGCACACGCGACTCTCGTCGTAAATCGCCCTCGCCAGGCTGATGTTAAGGGCTATATGGAGCAGCGGTCATATGATTGCCTTTACG ATCCGCTGTTCACAGTGTCCGGGGAGTCGGACCACACACTGGCTTGCTTCATATCGCAGACCTCCGGGCAACGACTG AATCGGGTTCCCAATTATGAGTCCATGTTCAGCAGCCTGCCCCACCACCCCAGCTACAGCCTGCGCCTGGAACCAAAGGATCCCGTCCCCGCTTTCATTGACCGGCGCTGGCGGGGGCATCTGGATCGACGGCGGGACGCGCTTCTGCAGCTGGCGGG TTTCAGCCCAGCGTCTCCGCGCCTCCGGAGTCACCACCGGGATAACTGCAACGTTTCGGGGGCGGATCGGTGCAAATTCTTTAAGCG CCCTCTGATCCCCTTCTCACAGCTCCCAGCCCAAGCGTTACTGTCACTTCCCAA AGCCAATCCGTACTCCTCTGCTGACAGGGGTGGGGACCCTGTCCAAGGTCCTTTCCGGCGCTCACAGGGGGTGCAGACTGATTACCGCGACAGCGAGGCGCAGACAGACCCTTACAGCCCCAGCTATGTGGTGAAAGCTGACTCAGTGCCAGAACTTCTGACTTTGGCCACGCTAACATGGA ACCGTGGGCTTCCTGCGGGACTGGCTGAGGTGGAACTGATAGAGAGGGCCAGAGCCAGGAGGAGCTGGGAAGAATCTCTCCCACCCCTCGACGACGTGTCCCAGCTGGAcaagaggaggaggatgatggAAGAGATGGAAAGGAAGGAGTGGGTTTTCAGGGAGGAAGAGATACAAAC GTTGCAGGAGGCACGACTGGACCTCCTCATGAGGCTGCTCCAGCAGAGGGAGCGAAGGAAGGAGGAGATCACGGAGAAGCAGCTGAAAACACATCACACTGTGCTCCAGAGTGGCATAGATGCCCGCATCAGCAAAATACGGCGAGCTTATGTTCTCT CCATCCGGAAGCTGATGGCCAAGAGGAGGAACGTGGAAGGGAAGCTGGAGAGGCGAGACACCGTCACTGACTACTGTAACTACGGGTCCCAGGTCTATGCACCGCTCTCCCGCTCCGGGCTGCTTCCTGATCGTCACTCGGAGAGCAACGTGGTGAAGAGCCGATTCCTCAGTACCTACCAAG GCTTACTGGAACTGGAAGCAGGCCTTCCTGCTTCAGCCTTACTGCCTTGTATCACTGCCCCCAAGCCAAAGGTTGCTAAGGGGTATGTGAAACGTTCTGACCGCTACAAGATGGAGCTGGACAGGACGTACCAG GAGCTGAAGGAAGTGAAAGTGCAAAAGGAGAGCAAGCCCCTGAGATTCCTCCAGAGGATGGAGAAGCCTGCTCCTCGCCCCCCCACGCCAGGTGTAGCGGTTCCCCCAGAG ggggaggaggacagggagCTGGCCATCATCAACCTGCAGAAGCTGCTGAGGGGCAGAAGCATCCAGAACATG ATGTTCGAGGGCAAGATGAAGCATCTGGAGCTGATCCAGGAGCTGCGCAGCACTCATGCCTTGCAGCGGGAGGAGCAGGAGCTGAAGCAGGCTGACAAAGAGGCCACTCTGACCATGCAGAGCCTGAGAGAGATGCACCAGCACAAG GTGTGGATGGCTGAGGGCCTCCAGGCAGGCATGGCAGCCGGGGTGCTGGCAGACATGCTGGACTTCCTGTCCAAGGAGGTGGTGCGTGTGCAGGAGGAACGGCGGATCCATGCCCTGGCACTGCTGGCCGAGCGAGACCGCCGGCGGCGTGAGGCAGAGGAGAGCGGGAGGaggcaggaggaggagaggcGTCGCCGCGAGGAGGACGAGATCTTCAGACAG GTGGTTCAGGTGCACCAGGAGACTGTGGACCTCTACCTGGAGGACATTATCCTGGGAAGCATAGAAAAGACCGCCGATGAACAGGCCAGAGAAGAGATACGCAAGATGGCCGAGGAAGTCAACGACATCGCTTACTCCATGGAGAAGGT ACGCACCAGCCTGCAGCCTCAGGAGATGGTGGCTGAGATGGTGTACAGTTTCCTGATCCCTGAGGTGCAGAAGATCACCATGAGGCAGAGAG TGAGGGAGAACCAGCGAAGGCATCTCCAGGCCGCTCACCAGCTCATCCACGGAGAGGCAGATGCCTACATCGCCCCCAGATCCTCATCACCTTCTTCACAGGCCGCTGCCCGCATCGCGGAGGATGCGCTGGGCCAGTCAGAGGGGACAGACACCAGAAAGCTTCCGGCGTCCCGAGTTGATCAGCAAACAGGAAGCGAGGGCAGCTGA